The stretch of DNA CGTTCCCCACAGTGATACTCGCGCTCCTGCTGTTGGCGGCCCTGGGAGCGGGCATTCTAACAGTAATCATAGCGATAGCCGTAGTGAGCATTCCTAACTCAACGAGAATTACCCGTTCGGTAGCTCTCACGGTCAGCGAGATGGCTTATGTGGAGGCGGCACGTGCCGTAGGCGCATCACCGAAGCGGATTATGATGTTGCATATAGCTCCGCAGTGCTGGGCAGCAGCCCTGGTGATCGCAAGCGCCGGTCTTGGGGTTGCGATATTCGCAGAAGCCGCTCTCAGTTTCCTGGGCCTGGGGATACCACCGCCAACGCCTACTTGGGGAAACATGCTCGGTGGCTTACTCAGCAACCTGTTCAAACCTCCTTGGTGGCTGGTCATTTTCCCTGGAATCGCCATCACGATCACGATACTGGCATTCAACCTGCTTGGGGATGCTTTGAGGGACTATTTAGATCCCA from Chloroflexota bacterium encodes:
- a CDS encoding ABC transporter permease; this translates as MREMESATATPAGSRGLIAVVMAPVGSAIRFARSSVLGAVALVILIAVILTAVFADLLAPHDPLQAFFTELRKPPSTTYPLGTDYIGRDVLSRIIFGSRVTLIVAFVSIGIGSGLGIIWGIVTGYFGGKFDLITQRFLDVLMSFPTVILALLLLAALGAGILTVIIAIAVVSIPNSTRITRSVALTVSEMAYVEAARAVGASPKRIMMLHIAPQCWAAALVIASAGLGVAIFAEAALSFLGLGIPPPTPTWGNMLGGLLSNLFKPPWWLVIFPGIAITITILAFNLLGDALRDYLDPRLRGKLQ